Sequence from the Bicyclus anynana chromosome 2, ilBicAnyn1.1, whole genome shotgun sequence genome:
ctcgccaacccgTATTTGGGCGGCGTGgtggatttaattttttatgaatttttatctgagaaaaattacctttttttttacaagttagcccctgactacaatctcacctgatggtaagtgatgatgtagtcttagatggaagcgggctaacttgtaaggaggaggatgaaaatccacacccctttcggtttctacacggcatcgtaccggaacgctaaatcgcttggcagtacgtcttttaccggtagggtggtaactagccacggccgaagcctcccaccagccagacctggaccaattaagaaaatctcaatctgcccagccggggatcgaacccaggacctccgttttgtaaatccaccgcgcataccactgcgccacggaggtcgtcaaaacctGCCTCTCATTGAATCCCTGTTTCCAGGAGCATGCGGACTCCATACACAAGCAGTGCAAGAACGAGTGGAACATGACGTACACCCTGGGCAGCCTGGTGCAGAGCCGAGCCTGGCTGCACAGGGTCATAGAGCACGACTCGTTGCTCTACTCGCTGAGCGCCAAGTATGAGCCTGGCTGCATTAAGACTATGATATCTGTAAGtaatactttactttttaaaatactatagcttggcaaattcgttcgtaacacttccggtGGTCCGCGGGCGCCGGGAGgcgggtagcgatgacagatTAATCCATAACTGATGCACCCCACTTCCAGCCTCTGCGGGCTGCCATCGATTCGTAGGGTggttgaatctggtccggggcatactcctccaacttttttgtgatgtgcagtttaagaaattaaatatcaatgtaTATTATAGTCATAACACAATAAGTgttcttttatttcaaaaaataatggaaatggCGCCGTTAGAAAAGTCTTTTTATTTGTATCTGATATGatttcttatcaaaataaattacttcagATTCAAGACTTCTTCAATACCTTTATTTAGATTGTGTTAGTAGTAGTAGCgtgggagtagaatagaatAGGGCAGGGATAgagttaatttgttatttttaaacgtTAATTTTACTacgagtaattaataaattagcccagtggatatgacctctgcctccgattccggagggtgtgggttcgaatccggtccggggcatgcacctccaacttttcagttgtgtgcattttaggaaattatcTTCCTTCATCGGTTGAgatatgtctcaaacggtgaaggaaaccactgtgaggaaacctgcataccagagaatttaagtctgccaatccgcattgggccagcgtggtggactattggcctaataactctcattctgagaggagactcgagctcagccgtgagccgaatatgggttgatgatgatgatgatgatgaattaataaatttaattaatatatatttattgttgtagtTTCTGTCACTGGTATTGGAACCAACAGTGAAAGTCGCTACAATAACCTTGTATAACAAAATGACTGGTGAGCCGTTCTCCTGGACCGGTCAGATACTCGCCTTGCCGGCCAAGGTGCCTTATGAGATTGACGACACCGGCTGTTTCACTGTAGACATCACCAAACTTGATCTGTTGTCAAACAATCAGTTGCCAATCGGTGCCAAAGTTGATCAGATAAAAGTTGACCAGTTACCAAGTGCCAACTTAAAGTTGATGAACAAAGAATTTGTTAATGAATTTCAGAACAAAATTGTTGATGACGAATCTTCGTTAAACGACATACATGTTATAGTGTTTATTAgaatttatgatatttaagtattttgtttctttttttttaatatttgtttttttttatattttcgtagAGATAGTTTATATTTACAACAATACAGACTTTTCCTAACTCCTAACAATGTTGTTGGTCAAcgttttttaaacaacaatcatattattgtttaaaagtttattttgttacgAAGATTTACCTagtttttcaaataaagaacatatatttttcttattaatttatatagagATAATATAGACTTCTtaatttgaagttggttaacaGAGAGTTAGATACCAATCTCATAACAAAGTTGTTTTGGGtcaacattttttaaacaaaattcatattgtttataacgttaaaaatatttttgttacattaatttttcaaataatacgtgtttgtttttaatttatatacagatGATATTATAAGTAACTTCAGTATAAACTTCTAAGCTTGAAATTGGTAAATAGTGAGGTTACCGAATCTCGTAACAAAGCTGTTGTAAATTCTTTATAACAATTACAGTATAATTAATGTATATAAGATGTACAACAATGTATTTTGTTACGAAAATTTACCTAGATTTTCAAATAATgactgtttaataataatgacgcatttttttgtttatatagaaatatatctccttataaataaaaaatacgtgtCACTATTAATCTTTTTAACAGAGTTAGACcccaatctaaaaaaaaatgttttcagatAACCTTTTTAAATCTTatacaattaaacaaatattattgtttatgaggtatataattaaattatatttgccCAATACAATGtgatacttaaaataattaagtagctTAGcttccataaataaaaaaagagattataaacataaagttaGGAAACATACAGTCTGATATTATACCAAGTAGCTTAGCTTCTAATATAAAAgagattataaatattaagttgGAAACATACAGTCTGATATACCAAGTAGCTTagcttctttataatataaaagagattataaatattaagttgGAAACATACAGTCTGATATATCATTTTGACTTAGCTATAAGCACTCGTGAGTCTGtgccttaaaaattaaaaaaaaaattggatctCTATTTTCTAATAGCTTTATTGTTAAGTATAAGTCCTAAACTTGCAATtgcaaattgttatttttaatactacAAAGTAAAAACTTTAGTGAGATTATAATGACAAAGAcagttttcttttcttttttatttactttattgttatttttctaCGAGATTTCTTTATGAATCATGTTGATTAGTTGTTActtttgattaataataatttagtttgtAAGATGAATAGGTAGTATGAAATCAATAGATCTCTTTGGTACCTCAATTTTGTACAGGGTATTGTTAAAGTACATTGTAGGtcaaatattaagtaaaatttttaatttttcaaaaactcaTGTTTAATTTTCCGTATAATTCAGTTTCATACTATctttcatatttaaattttagaagTTGTCCTAAATATCAACTTCTGAATTTTAAACGGTTGATCATGAAAGAAtcgcaataattttttttttgctattctGTACCTAATGATCGACCGATAATCATTTTGATTCACTTTTTGTCTATGATAGGCTTGATATATTACTTACTACAAGTAGAATTAAGATGTACTTATTACCGCCTGGGCCTAAAAAGCGTTAaagacatatctcgtgaagagaaattaaataaatatcgacTAATAGCAGAGTTGAAATATCGCAATGTAACGAAAGcgcattctttcgttgtgctgGCACTTAACAGAGAGCTATATTTTCGATTGCGTTGGTTGAAATCTTTCGTTTACTAGTGTCGAGGTATGTCGAGGTTTTAGCCTGCcctaaggctgccagtccaccaaagcggagcggggcagcggagccgagaaacggaggtTTAACATGATTGTACATATAGGATTGAGCCTGTATACATTTTACCGTAACTGGTGTCTGAATCGATtatcttatttaattaacatctgaacgaagaaaaaaattaaaaactaaaatgatacaatgtcacaattacatattatatataaaatataaaaagtatataaaataatcgtgaatgtcataataactttttttttattgataaattattacattttaaatattgacctgggcttctcttttagactatgaggaagtttactatatatttttattaccatacaaaaagaactcttGGCACATATTGTCAATCTTGTGGGGGCGTGGGGGGtctaaccaatttatttttgccGCATATTCTCAGATTTCCATTGTTGGTGTGAACAACACAAATCAATAGGATTGcaaaaatctccgctcctcttaagtggagcttgcgagctagtttaaaaattcatataaaaccggtaagcggagctgGGAAACACGTGCGGGAAAGTTTCTTCGGGAAGTCACTTCGTTCCGCTACGGTGACAATACAATACGCAACACAATACGCAATACAAAACTTAtctccgcattagtccgtttctccgctacacTCCCTTtctccgctttggtggacaggcagcctaaaACTGACGTGCTATGATTTTTGTAAATGTTTGTGCCATGCCATGATTTTgtgtaagttattattatactacTGGACGCCGGCTGCTCCGTTCAcgttaattgattttttttacaaaaccatGGACTTTCGGGATAAACAATATCCCATTTTCTGCTCCaatatttaatctatatctataccaaatttcatccaaatcggttgagccgtgaAAACGTTACAAGCtaactttcattgttttgattcttgttttattatttattatctatgttCCCTAAAGTGAATTGTGCTCAACTTTTAAACACTTTAATATATTTGAACCATGAAATTGGTACTTTGTACTAAATGGTATTAGGTTTTTTGCCTGTATTATGGTATGGTATTAACACCATTAtccttttttatttgattgatttttgaACCAAAAATTGGTTTGTTTAacttaacaatttaaaagcacaaatgtaaaaaagttgatttgagacaaaaataaatttcaaaaatatttctcaatggttttatttatattttattgtagtaCCCTGTTTATGTGTGAACATGCATTACTTTTAACTGAATGTTCAGAgttccgattttaataattcttttattattcGAAAGGTATACTTTGAACTTATTTTCTGATGTATACGGggatacatctatactaatattacgagTACGAAAGTTTgatttatatacctataaagagattgtttgtttgtatgttttgaataggctctggaactactgaactgatttaaaaaattctttcactgttgggaagctcatagatttacgattcggtacaagtacctaataattctatggggaagctacactatctcgAGAGTGCTTTAAGGAATATgtttatgattttgaagttggCTGTACTCatagatttataattatatggccgtacttgtaccgaatcgtaaatctatggctGTAACTGTaaacttggaaaaaaaatcaaatagtttcttaattttgttaacTTCATTATTGACATTCGTGCTTCCAGTCTTTCATTTTTGATGTTTTGTGGTGTTTACACGAGTTACGTCAgtcagaatattttttaaatagctcattgattaattaataatttacttattattattaaaaaatatttataccctAAAACGAGAGACTAGCAATGTGTGAAGCAACGCAGCCGCGACAAAAGGTGCCCAAAGATGGACCGGGGCCTAGAGGTGCACCTGATTGCTACTACGTAAGTACTTACCTAACTTCTCTACCACTTCTATTCAGGAGATGGAAGTTCTGAAAAAGTTAGTTGTAGTCACTGATATTATACATCAATGCTAGTAGATATTACATGAAACAATGTCGGTCGCTTTACAGTGGGTGAAGCCATTCGAGCCTGTCCTTTAGATTGACATATTGTACTTTTTACTTTGCAATTTCATGGagtcttttattttcatttaaattaacagATTAGAAAACAAATTTGAagtgaaggtagaaaacgcatcacacgtcatttcataacttatttatttctaattatatacggtttgtatataaaatgttttaaaaaatatattaactgtatctaattgttctgagcttattaatcaaatttattttcattaatttaaaaataaattaattataattattattaatagtgaaatgactattaatttataccctcattttgaaattgtttgttgataaacagtagGTTAACTCATACTCATACCTACCTGTTGGTAGACTtactagatggaccgacgaCAAGAAGCCGAAGATGACAGGGATCTGCTAGATAGGTACTAGCAGTTAGGGAACATGTCTAACAGTGAATGGCCATTTAAtggctaataatgataatgatgatttctcAAAAGTCTGGTTCGCTTTATGCGCATTTTTACACACGAGTAAAAGttgtaaacatttatttatgcatttttgaaaagtcaaaatATGTCATGGTGGTGAGTaaagtcgatttttttttttttaattttggtacttaggtacttacttctattttacaaacttatctagaatGAAGTACCcacacaatcgtatagtgcagCTCAACACCAAGTTTTtgatcatttatataataataaaactataataagactttgcTATAAGCtcgcgtttaataaacactgaaCTTTCTGCgagacatgccagtggtttcatgtggtagtttattataaaaacgtatgcaattaccCTTATTTTTTGTAACCGAGAGGTGTGCAATAATTTTATTGCGCGCTTCCAGACATCTCGCGTGCTAAACTCAACGCACCGGTACGCGAAGTTCGTACGCAAGTTGCGCGCGAAAGAGGAGGAGGAACGAAAGGGCGCGGAGAACAAACTGAAAGAGCTCAAAAACCGACAGACTAGTTTCTTCTTTATACACTGTGATCGAAGGTAGTAACAACTTACTTGAATAactataactcgtgcgcatttgCTTGGCACCTGGCTACGGAACACATTCAAACAAATATAGTACAAAAATCATTCGAGCCAGATGTCAAGTTAATAGGCACAAGCTGTACTGCATAGCATGGATGATTTGATGTCCCTtcatttccgttcccgtgagaacgCGGGGATAAAACGTGACTTTCTTgtggtaaaacaatttacaaaatcgtttcagtagatccagagattctcTACAACATCACAACTCACATACTACCTCTTTGTATGCATACGTAGATTAaaggctcagactaattacatggacccgcctcgctagacgttacttttctgtcaaagtaggtatatgatcaacgatctaatacgattttaaaaactgtctatagaatcgacgttccttaattgtaatcgtgtttgtcggttaaagagctccctaaaaatacatttttgtaaaaacggtcaacaacttctagtttagtataagaatTTGAGCTGGTTTCCTTACAGACAGTTTTGTTCGTAAAGGGTACTAATATGTGaatcactgataatgtagcttttcattagtgaatataattgttttaggtctaaataaaaaaacacaataattaaaaaaacacaataataatttaataaaaaaacacatttacaGGTCATGCATCAACAACGTTGCGCGTCGAGTGGAATTCTGTATGGCATCGTACGAAGCGGATGTCAAAGCTAAACAAGAAAGGTTAGCAAGCTAAGTAGGGCGGCAGATTTTGGGGGGTGTTAAATTAGGGCCAAAAATGTtcttcttacaaaaaaaaaataataacatgatATGCATAGATAATAGGTACAAGTCATGATACTAACGTCAGCATTGTTACTGAACACTAGCACCCGTAGTTacttacatacgagtatatgaaaaattactaaacctTCTGTAAAATACTTTACACTATGTACCTATACTTATAGCCggcttatacctacttattactggcggcaaattagtaaatccgccactgtttAACGGTGACATTTGCAGTCTTATAGAGCTAATAGATATTAATTTTGAACATGATCAAAGACTGAAAGAGCTGTTGAGGCTCGAAGAGCAGGAGCACATGCGCAAGTTAGTGGAGCAAGCGCAGGCGGGCAGCGAAGCCGCGTGGCAAGACAAGCTGGCGCGGCTGCGGCACTTGCTGGACAAGCGGCAGAAGGAGCACGAAGACAAATACACGGACACGCCGCTGTGAGTATCTTTCTATGACCGAgaatagggttgccaactttaatatttattttcttttctttttcattcttcacgagttagcccttgactacaatctcacctgttggtataATGGTTGGTGAtgatgggctaacttgttaggattaggatgaaaatccacacccctttcggtttctacacgacaagttactggaacgctaaatcgcttggcggtgtttgccggtagggtggtaactagccactgccgaaccctcccaccagcctggtCTTGCGCGTAAAACGCCTTATCTGGACAGGCtgttagatcttttaaactattccactgattttaatgcagttttcagcaatagataGTGATTCAAGagaatttatgtatatatatatatatatatatatatatatatatatataaaatacatatctgataatataatagtatagaAAACATATTTCAAAAGTGGAGGCATAACGGCTGCCGGGCCGTACGTTTCGTCCCGGTTGGCAGCTGTCGGCGGTCGCAGGGTATGAAGGTACCCTGTAGTATagactaatcataatattagtatctatcaGCTGCGAAGAGTTCATCCAAGCCGATTCCCGTCGCATTACCTtcaaaaatccatgcatattcattgtttttagaatttaaactatcgtgagtgttattcatattaattgattatgaaacacgaaacactagtttcgaatccatactACTAGTTTCGActaggttcgaaactagtcgggcatactccgacctaatatcacgtgagttttagccgtgtttcataatcatattcattgttgttCTATATTTAGATATAAGAGAAACCGGAAATTGTATCACGCTATATTAATTTCCCTTTCTTTGGGaaggcttaccttcatctaaattccattcttcgccaaTGGTATCTATGAGTACGTCgtcgtctactgcaggacataggattttttgtagggacttccaatcatcacgatcctgagccgtgaCTGACTTCCAATCAtacgaatccttgcgactcgcttgatgtcgacaATCCACCttgtgggaggtcgaccaacactgcgctttctggtgtgCGGTCTCTAATACGCAGtcgtcaattaaataaatatctgtaGATCAAAATGCGTCCACGTACTCCCCTGCATATACAAACTGCGCGCGAAAGAGGCAGAAGAGATCCAACTGTACCAGATGAAAGAGAAGGAGGCGCGCAAGATGGCAGAGAAAGAGTTCGACAAGATGTGGCATGAAGTTGCGATGAAAGAGTCTGAAGCATTGGTAAGTTAGGCACAAACATACCCTACCTTTAGCGCAGTTTAGTCATGCCATGTGatgtaaaattacttaagcgttgattttatacttggtaattatttttgaatagttgtttcaaagTCTGCAAAGTaacttttttccaaaaaatgggGCTAATTATTTTTTCCTGATAAGCTATTTTTCTTGTATGTACTTTTAACGGTcacatttaaaattcaaaattcattcatttcaagtaggctcagttttacaagcacttttgatacgtcagtagttgactatttgtaaagattctaccaccggttctgaAAGCAGACTCTGCTGAGAAGaggcaagaaactcaaaagttgctctttaaaaaaaacatacaattttataatatattgatgacaacattacaatttcttatagttttacttcctgtgttaAGGtggatccaacggcctccaagcatctttatcattaaggaactcgtCAATGGTGTAGGTAGTagcctcgactaagcaaatgttttttaacacattgcttaaagctatgcattggcaggtccatcacagtcttggggatcttctAATAGAAGAGTACatccaaacctacaaaagatttttttactctttggagtctttggatttttttactctaaaaaaaatgtactaggcaaagttgtacatctagctttaaaacatgttaatttaataaggattccaaagatgtaagacattagtatattattatcaaacacTTCGCCACAATTATTGCTATTTTCGTTCCGAAAGGGGTTGattatataacttaaaaaccgtaaaatttcgcctaacatatatttcgttattttagtaggccttgatgcaAATATCATCCTATCATCCTGcaaagtatgtcgtactatttacgggacaccctgtatatgagGACTAGTTCAGGAGACGGTGTCTggactttaattttattacgtttCACAGGCAGCACGCATGGAACAAGACGCAATAGAAAGAACTCGTCGAGACTACGAGTGCAACAAATACTCGCAGTACCAAGTGGAACAGAACCGCATACAGCGAGAGAAGGAGAGGGAGAGGCTTAAAGAAGAGACCAGATGGTTCAGGGCACTGTGGGACGAGGAGAATAGAAAAGAGGAAGAAGGTGCGtgttctttttagggttccgtactccACAAGGGACCCTTATAGTTTAgacatgtccgtctgtccgtccgcctGTCCGCGGCTTAGCTCAGAAACTATCTTTACTCtgttattactactagaaagctgtaaattaacCTGAAtatgtaagtaagtacctatacattaaaaatgtgaacaaagtcgtaaagtAAAATTGAAAACCATTTTTTTGACTTCCCCTACATTTTAAGtgggtatgatttttttaaatttgtttttaacttgGTCTAATGAGACAGAGAAAGATCGGCTACGATATAGTCTAGGTGCCTGTGTTTTGGTTAAATCAGGCTTAAGCAATATAGGATTAACAAGTACTATTGAAACGTCATTATTGACTGTTTGTTGTGACTCTAACATTAGTTAGGAAGACAGTTTCTTCCAAGaaaagccggcaagaaactcagcatTTTGTCTTTTAATCATTATATCTAATTCCAGTTAAAGCAAAAGATAATTTTCTATACAGCTCAACGCCAACGTATGGAAAAGAGTCGAAAAATGGCCGCAGAACGCAAACAAATGCTAGAAGAAAGACATGAAGTTCTAGCACAACAAGAGAAGGAGGC
This genomic interval carries:
- the LOC112046331 gene encoding trichohyalin-like — encoded protein: MCEATQPRQKVPKDGPGPRGAPDCYYTSRVLNSTHRYAKFVRKLRAKEEEERKGAENKLKELKNRQTSFFFIHCDRRSCINNVARRVEFCMASYEADVKAKQERLKELLRLEEQEHMRKLVEQAQAGSEAAWQDKLARLRHLLDKRQKEHEDKYTDTPLSKCVHVLPCIYKLRAKEAEEIQLYQMKEKEARKMAEKEFDKMWHEVAMKESEALAARMEQDAIERTRRDYECNKYSQYQVEQNRIQREKERERLKEETRWFRALWDEENRKEEEAQRQRMEKSRKMAAERKQMLEERHEVLAQQEKEAKLISDTWDSLTGQGLAEQQAEVMLRRQKERELDECNRKLIELKKQFSERDKEVEGPIAEEARRRQEVTDAKRCEYMGWAQRTNREVRQAMIEQIKERQHASEVLKQKMQEQEEYERQQFAHTSQLCDHQALCDAAARKKHQLDLLQQIEYNKLLKERALQEELEQMKKCKMAAAEYENEIGRMLCRPFFCDEIHPFMKQMSSNLKMKEKCPCSKPDYCK